Below is a window of Corvus cornix cornix isolate S_Up_H32 chromosome 2, ASM73873v5, whole genome shotgun sequence DNA.
GGAGGCTGAAGCAAAGAAGCAAACGAAGCCAAACTCCCATTTTCAAGCCACCTCTCCCGGTGACCCACAGTGGTTCCCGAGGAAAAGCCCCCGCATGCCGCGATGCCGCTTGCGAGGCGACCGCAGACCGGCGAGCAGTAGTGCTGCTGGGGAATGTTTCTACAGAGATTGAGCTCCCAGATAAAAATaaccttgggaaaaaaaaaaaaaatagaccgTTCAGATTTCTTCGGTTCGGTATCAGATCACCCCTTCaccccccgccgcccccccgctGCCTCTGCATACCTGAGGTGCTGGATTATTGTGAGAGGACAGGCAGATGCAGTAATTGTTTTGTACAGCTTTGTTTATCTCCTACTTCGGAGTTTACCTCAGGAATTCTCCTCCCTGTCCCATGCAGGGTATAAATATTCCCGCGAAGGAGCGGGACAACGAATGGGAAGGCTAACGCTGTACCGGCAGCGAGCGGGCAGGTAACGCGGGGTTCAAGGAGGTTTAAAGTTTTTATCGGTAACTTGGGTCCGCCCGGGAGCGAAATATTTGAAGTGCAGCACCTTGAACACGTTTAATTATGGGGTAGCAGCAAAGCGAGAGCTTCCAAGTAATTGTAAAATACTTCTTGGGAGACAGGCTAATCGCTTTTCATGGGGCTCTTGAAGAAATTAACCTCTGGGTGCTTGTTTGAGCAAAACAACTTTGGATCAGCCACTGCGGGTCTTCGCTGATGGATCCGACCCGCTGcgaaatacaaagaaaataggggaatgaatttaaaattaaatacaaatgaaaaataaaaggaaaagaaaaggggaaagaaaaaggataagaaaaaggaaagcaaaaaggaaaagaaagatgaaggaaaaaagaaaagaagaagaggagaggaaaggctCACTGTCCCTTTCCTTCAAGGTGGCGAGTGATGCATGTCACCGCAGGGAAGCCACCTCCAAATAAAAACGTCACTTCGGGGGAGAGACGGCGGTCGGGATGCGGCCGACACTGGGGCCGAGCCAACACCTCCCGACCCTGCTCGGCCCTCGGCGGGGTCGCTCAGCTCCTCGGTGAGCGCCCCGTCGGGGCGGTGGCACCGTGCGGGCCCCGAACAGGGATAATGGGTCGGCTGCGGGGGGGTgaccctctccctcctcctcgTCCCTCTCTCGCGCTCCCCGCGGAGGACCCGCGCCCCGCAACCTGTTCAGCCCCCCTAACCCTTCGTCTATCCAGCCGCACTTTGCTCCCTAATTTTGTTTCTGGGTATTTCTCCCTAAAGACAAGCAAcgcagcagctgcagctttccccGTCCTAAAGAGGCAAGGGCTTTTGGGGGGTCCAGAGGGTGACGGGCCGGCGTTTTTGGGGGCAGAACGGCCCGCGATGCCGTTTGGGGAGCAgtcagggctgaccaaaagctCCTGTCCGGCTGCGGGAAGGACGAGTCAATTACCGCCGAACCGCGCTGCGGGGAGGGGACGGTCCCCCCCGGGCAGCCCGCGGGCCCCGGGCCGGGCCTGTtccgcccccctccccccccacaGGACCCCTTTGTATCGCCGCCGCTCGCTTAATATTATTTATGCGTTTCTGCAAGGAATTGTGGGATGCCGGCCCCCTCCCCCGGTAAACACCGGGGCAATTAAACCCCCGGCAACTCATCGCCCATCAGGGGTGGGGGGCACACGCGGGCGAGGGGCGGCGGTGCGCGCCCAGCGGCggggcacccccagctcccccccGCGCATCCCCGCGGCGCCCGGGCCCGTCCGGGGGAGGGGCGTGGGCGCTGTCACTTACCGGGGCGCCCCGCACCACGTGTGCGCTCGCCCGGGCTTCCATTGGCCCGAGGCACGTGTCGGAGCGCCCGGGCCGGCGACGTCAGCGGCGGGGGCCCCGTTAAAACCTAAAGGACAACAACCCGAGTGGAAGTGcccgggcgcggcggcggcggccgcagGGGCGTAGCGCGGCGCAGGGCGggcggcagggcagggcgggaCGCCCCCCCACCCGCGGCGGCCCCCGCATgtgcgggcgcggggcggcgcgggcgaGGCGCTGCCGGCCGGAGCCCCGCGGGGCGCCCCTCACCGCCCTGCCCTCCGCGGGACACCGGCTGCTGAGAGCCCGCCTACACCCCGCCCCGACACCGGCGCTTCGGTTTTGCTCTTACACCCCCCCTCCGCTCCccaattattattatttttattatcactAATTTTTCCTCCGCGGATgaggcgcggcggcggcggccgggggaGCAGGCGGCAGCGCGCCGCGGGACCGAGCGGCtgagcggcggcgggaggaggcgAGCGGCAGCGGGAGGACCGGAGCccctgtgttttcattttttggcAAAGTTGGAAGTGGTGCAGGCTCGGCTGCTGGCTTGCGGGTCTCCCTTCATTtgtctcttaattttttttttaattactcttaattttaatttttttttttttttttttttttttcaaactctgGATTTTGAATGCCGGGCGAAGCCAGGAGAAACGAAAGCAAATAGACACCTGTGTGTgcgtgtatatatatatacatatatatatataaatatatatattaaaaaattaaaataaagagcaaCCGACTGCAGCAACAACAACAGACAGCGCTCGGCAGCGCCCGGtcggcggcgggcgggcagcggaGCCGtcggcggggcggccgcgcaGCATGGAGGAGGGCGGCCGGAGCCCCCGGGAGGAGGCGGCCGAGCCGCAGGAGTCCGGCGGCGACGCGgagcccggcggcggcggcggcgggcggcgggggctgctgctccccccCGGTGACCCCCCACACCCCCACCCGCACCCGCACCGCATCACCAACTTCTTCATCGACAACATCCTGCGGCCCGAGTTCGGGCGGAGGAAGGAggcgggcggccccggcggaGAGCCCCGGCGGCCCGGCGCGGAGagccgccgcagccccgccgcgGCGCCGGCCCCCGGGGCTCCGCTGCCCGGCAGCGGGGCGGGCTCGCCGGGCCGGGGGGagggcggccccgccgggctGGCCCTGCACGGCGCCGCCAAGAAGGGGGGGGACCCCGCGGCGCTGGAGGCGGCCCTGAAGGCGCGGGGGCTGAGCGGCGGCGACCTGTCGGTGAGCTCGGACTCGGATAGCTCCCAGGCCAGCTCCAACGCCGGGAACCAGCCCATGCTGTGGCCCGCCTGGGTGTACTGCACGCGGTACTCGGACCGGCCCTCCTCAGGTAAGCGCTGCCCCGTcgcagccccgctccccggcgccgcagccccttccctggggtCCCCGGACCGCCTCCGCCCGCGCGCGAGGCCGGGAAGCGGCGGGGAAAAGATCCCgctcccctttccctctccgtcttcttctggctttttttttctgtttgggcTTTGATTTTGGAggggggggttttgtttggtttttttggggggggggaggggagtgGGGGGTGGGCGAGTTGCTTAAAATGCGTGGAAGATGAAGGGGCGGCTGGGGGTGCGCGGAGCCCCAGGGACGAGGAGGGAACGGGGGTCCCTCCCTCCGTCCCCGCCGCTGCGGAGGAGCTGAGGCCGCCTGGGCTCGGGGCATTTCCCACCAACAGACGAGTTTTAtcaaagagggaggaaaaaaatctggcttCGGGCTCCCCGCTCATCCTCTCGGCGagctctccttttccctgccGGGAACCCCTCCCGTGCTGGGTTTTGGGAAGGGGAGGTGGCATTTCTATAGGCCTCGCCTTGTTTTGATTAGTCCTTTTTGGCCAAAAACAACCCGCGATCGTTTATTTCTCTAAAAGAGGCCTCCAAGCGGCCGCCGTTTcgtttctttcttttaatttccccCCATATGCTGTAGGTCAGCTCTGTGGGGGCAAGAGGACATTTGCAAGAGCCGGGAAACTTCTTTAGCAGAGTCCGTCCTTTGGCAAAGGCTTGGGCAGAACGTCCTgaaattatcttaaaaaaaaaatttttttaaaacccaaaaaaataaaaagcagggGATAAAATGTCCTTTTGCTACCGCGGGGACAGGAGGGCTGGCTTCGGCAGATCGGTAAAACCCTGGTTAAAAACAAGTAGAAAGCTCTGGAGGGAGGCACGGAAAACACCAGTCAGGagatct
It encodes the following:
- the EN2 gene encoding homeobox protein engrailed-2, with product MEEGGRSPREEAAEPQESGGDAEPGGGGGGRRGLLLPPGDPPHPHPHPHRITNFFIDNILRPEFGRRKEAGGPGGEPRRPGAESRRSPAAAPAPGAPLPGSGAGSPGRGEGGPAGLALHGAAKKGGDPAALEAALKARGLSGGDLSVSSDSDSSQASSNAGNQPMLWPAWVYCTRYSDRPSSGPRSRKPKKKNPNKEDKRPRTAFTAEQLQRLKAEFQTNRYLTEQRRQSLAQELGLNESQIKIWFQNKRAKIKKATGSKNSLAVHLMAQGLYNHSTTAKDGKSDSE